The proteins below are encoded in one region of Sminthopsis crassicaudata isolate SCR6 chromosome 1, ASM4859323v1, whole genome shotgun sequence:
- the LOC141554675 gene encoding olfactory receptor 13D1-like — translation MERYNKTSVTMFFLHGLDGYPIFYFVFFLLCLIMYIVILLGNSFLITISILDSHLHTPMYFFLSNLSFLDICYTSSSIPLLLVNFLSEEKSISFVGCGLQMFFSFAMGAAECVLLSAMAFDRYVAICNPLRYPIIMNKGLSMKLVTSCWMAGGLSSMIHTSLAMSLTFCGNIIDYLTCEILAVLKLACEDISLNVIIMVISNIFTIVIPVILILISYLFILVTILRINSVEGRKKAFSTCSSHLTVVIMFYGTILFMYMKPESKDSHATDELIALFYAVVIPMLNPIIYSLRNKDVKAAVIKLSKNIFSQRT, via the coding sequence ATGGAAAGATACAATAAGACCTCTGTGACTATGTTCTTTCTTCATGGTCTTGACGGCTATCCCATCTTTTATTTCGTTTTCTTTCTGCTATGCCTTATCATGTACATTGTAATCCTATTGGGTAACAGTTTCCTCATTACAATCAGCATCCTGGACTCTCATCTCCACACTCCCATGTATTTCTTCCTCAGTAACCTATCTTTTCTGGACATCTGCTATACATCTTCCTCCATTCCCTTGTTGCTTGTGAACTTTCTTTCAgaggaaaaatctatttccttcgTTGGATGTGGACTACAAATGTTCTTTTCCTTTGCCATGGGGGCTGCAGAGTGTGTGCTCCTCTCTGCAATGGCATTTGATCGTTATGTGGCCATTTGCAATCCTCTGAGATACCCCATCATCATGAACAAGGGACTTTCTATGAAGTTGGTGACCAGTTGTTGGATGGCAGGTGGGTTGAGTTCAATGATACACACTTCCCTAGCTATGAGTTTGACATTTTGTGGGAACATCATTGACTATCTCACATGTGAGATCCTGGCTGTGTTGAAATTGGCCTGTGAAGATATTTCCCTCAATGTGATCATAATGGTGATATCAAATATTTTTACAATAGTAATTCCTGTGATATTAATATTGATTTCCTACTTATTCATTCTTGTTACCATCTTGAGAATCAATTCTgttgagggaaggaaaaaagccTTTTCTACTTGCTCTTCCCATCTTACTGTAGTGATCATGTTTTATGGGACCATCCTCTTTATGTATATGAAACCTGAGTCAAAAGACTCCCATGCAACAGATGAGCTGATTGCTCTCTTCTATGCTGTGGTTATCCCTATGCTGAATCCCATCATTTACAGTCTGAGGAACAAGGATGTGAAAGCAGCTGTGATAAAGCTCAGCAAAAATATCTTCTCACAGAGAACATGA